The Lacrimispora xylanolytica genome has a segment encoding these proteins:
- a CDS encoding uracil-DNA glycosylase family protein, producing MNVKKELEQVTGGGEGFYFNNIDLDPQKIQAVMINEVVPSDSRQDFYGQADADYLKTTIPLFQKAGAKITTIDDILQMGIYITNAVKTPKSQYTIEKNVIEDHLPYLERELALFPNLKVIMLMGDVAKKAFNMIAKKATKKHVIPSTATYKLRSSEFYYGSIRVIPSYIMTGGNLLIEKSKLQMTTEDIETMLTILNTESE from the coding sequence ATGAATGTAAAGAAAGAATTGGAGCAGGTGACCGGTGGGGGAGAGGGCTTTTATTTTAACAATATTGACCTCGACCCACAGAAGATTCAGGCAGTTATGATTAATGAAGTTGTACCATCTGATTCCAGGCAGGATTTTTATGGACAAGCAGATGCCGATTATCTGAAAACAACGATTCCCCTATTTCAAAAAGCAGGGGCAAAGATCACTACCATTGATGACATCCTGCAGATGGGGATTTACATTACCAATGCTGTTAAAACTCCAAAATCCCAATACACCATAGAAAAGAATGTGATAGAAGACCATCTTCCATATTTAGAGAGGGAGCTTGCTTTGTTTCCTAATCTTAAGGTAATTATGCTTATGGGAGATGTTGCAAAAAAAGCCTTCAATATGATTGCAAAAAAAGCTACGAAGAAACACGTGATACCTTCTACCGCCACTTATAAACTAAGAAGCAGTGAATTCTATTATGGGAGCATACGGGTCATTCCCTCCTATATCATGACAGGGGGAAATCTTTTGATTGAAAAGTCAAAGCTTCAGATGACCACGGAAGATATTGAAACAATGCTTACTATCTTAAATACAGAATCAGAATGA
- a CDS encoding methyltransferase family protein, translating into MIMKPLLFILITTFYIAYFAKQILLKKRGIVTNRLAKGQKPRKTAMIETGLLLITYGMAIFQYASLFLERYLLPLKLPASLRWLGIVLAFIGVLFFILAITTMRDSWRAGIDESQKTAMVTRGIYSISRNPAFVGFDLLYIGSALAMPGVLIFVLALAGVLFMHLQILEEEVYLPRIFGDEYAEYQKRTPRYFLFF; encoded by the coding sequence ATGATAATGAAACCTTTATTATTTATACTGATTACCACGTTTTACATTGCATACTTTGCAAAGCAGATTCTTCTAAAAAAAAGAGGAATCGTTACAAACCGTCTGGCAAAGGGACAGAAGCCAAGGAAAACAGCTATGATAGAAACCGGCCTGCTCCTTATTACTTACGGTATGGCAATATTCCAATATGCCAGCTTATTTCTTGAGAGATATTTACTTCCACTGAAACTGCCCGCATCGCTTCGCTGGCTGGGCATTGTCCTGGCTTTCATTGGAGTCCTTTTCTTTATTCTTGCCATTACTACCATGAGGGACAGCTGGCGGGCCGGAATCGACGAAAGCCAGAAAACAGCCATGGTTACAAGAGGAATTTACAGCATCAGCCGGAATCCGGCGTTTGTGGGATTCGACCTGCTCTATATTGGCTCTGCTCTGGCTATGCCAGGAGTACTCATCTTTGTCTTAGCCCTTGCAGGCGTCCTGTTTATGCATTTGCAGATTTTAGAGGAAGAGGTTTACTTACCGCGGATTTTCGGTGATGAATATGCAGAGTATCAAAAAAGAACCCCTCGCTATTTTCTCTTTTTTTAA
- a CDS encoding class I SAM-dependent methyltransferase, translating into MYQRMKQMFEQPALYKKSEAAFWNEEHISKQMLHAHLDPNFEGASRKADFIEKSAQWIGKRLPPDKYHKLLDLGCGPGLYTERFAKMGYQVTGIDVSERSIEYAKKAAKQQELDITYHCQNYLNMDLNKTFDVSTMIYCDYGALSTEDRKTLRTYVYQHLIEGGSFLFDVFSMEFFHQFKEEKSWEICPEGGFWSGSEYMMFQGTYKYEEHVTLEQYILMTDDSITPHYLWNTCFTKESLIQEVKETGFKVIEIFGDVAGGLYQKDKKTMAILLEK; encoded by the coding sequence ATGTATCAAAGAATGAAACAGATGTTTGAACAACCAGCCCTATATAAGAAGTCAGAAGCAGCATTTTGGAATGAGGAACATATTTCCAAACAAATGTTACATGCACATCTGGATCCCAATTTTGAAGGTGCCAGCAGAAAAGCAGACTTTATTGAGAAATCAGCTCAATGGATAGGGAAACGGCTGCCTCCTGACAAGTATCATAAGCTTTTGGACCTTGGCTGCGGCCCTGGATTATATACGGAACGGTTTGCTAAGATGGGCTATCAGGTTACTGGGATTGATGTTTCAGAGAGGTCCATTGAGTATGCAAAGAAAGCGGCCAAACAGCAGGAGCTGGACATAACATATCATTGCCAGAATTATTTAAACATGGATTTGAATAAGACGTTTGATGTTTCCACCATGATTTATTGCGATTATGGCGCATTGTCAACCGAAGACAGAAAGACTTTAAGAACTTATGTGTACCAGCATTTGATTGAAGGGGGAAGTTTTTTATTTGATGTGTTTTCTATGGAATTCTTCCATCAATTCAAAGAGGAAAAATCGTGGGAGATCTGTCCAGAGGGTGGATTTTGGAGTGGGAGTGAATACATGATGTTTCAAGGAACGTATAAGTATGAGGAGCATGTGACATTAGAACAATATATTCTGATGACAGATGATAGCATAACACCCCACTATCTGTGGAACACCTGTTTTACAAAAGAATCCTTGATTCAGGAAGTGAAAGAGACAGGATTTAAGGTGATTGAAATCTTTGGAGATGTTGCAGGCGGATTGTATCAGAAGGATAAGAAAACCATGGCTATTTTGTTAGAAAAGTAA